A single Candidatus Pacearchaeota archaeon DNA region contains:
- the rplT gene encoding 50S ribosomal protein L20: protein MVRVKRGVAAHKRRKKVIKAAKGYKWSRKSKFIAAKQALMKAWSYAYRDRKVKKRDKRSLWIVKMNAALRENGMTYSKFIPALKKCNIELDRKILSQLAEENPEIFIKVLEKVKVSK, encoded by the coding sequence ATGGTAAGAGTAAAGAGGGGTGTTGCCGCCCACAAAAGAAGAAAGAAAGTTATTAAAGCGGCTAAAGGTTACAAATGGAGCAGAAAATCTAAATTCATCGCTGCTAAGCAGGCCTTAATGAAAGCATGGTCATATGCTTACAGAGACAGAAAGGTAAAAAAGAGAGACAAAAGATCATTATGGATCGTTAAAATGAATGCTGCATTAAGAGAAAACGGAATGACTTACAGTAAATTCATTCCCGCTTTAAAGAAATGCAACATTGAATTAGATAGAAAGATATTGTCTCAATTAGCCGAAGAAAATCCAGAAATCTTTATAAAGGTTTTGGAGAAGGTAAAAGTTTCAAAATAA
- the rpmI gene encoding 50S ribosomal protein L35 has translation MKAKTRKSLVKRFKITKSGKVMRRAVGQDHLLSKKSSQKKRSLKKMVEMSPSEAKIIRKILGK, from the coding sequence ATGAAAGCAAAAACAAGAAAATCTTTAGTCAAAAGATTTAAAATAACAAAATCAGGAAAGGTCATGAGGAGAGCAGTCGGACAAGACCACCTTTTATCAAAGAAGTCTTCTCAAAAGAAAAGATCTTTGAAGAAAATGGTAGAAATGTCTCCGTCAGAAGCTAAGATTATTAGAAAAATATTAGGAAAATAA
- the infC gene encoding translation initiation factor IF-3 — protein sequence MNKPLYNNQIKVNEVRLVAEDGQQLGVFTLPQALEIAREKGIDLIMVTDKVSPPICKLGDYGKYLYSLQKKERKNLAGSKQSETKNIRLTFNISDNDILTRVNAAEKFLNKGDKINIELRLRGREKSLADFGIQRVNKFIEILKTKLEIKIDRELKKEPKGLSMIISKK from the coding sequence ATGAACAAACCATTATACAACAATCAAATAAAAGTTAATGAAGTGAGGCTAGTCGCAGAAGACGGCCAACAATTGGGCGTTTTTACTTTGCCTCAGGCATTGGAAATCGCTCGAGAAAAAGGCATTGATCTCATTATGGTTACTGATAAGGTTAGCCCCCCTATCTGTAAGCTAGGAGATTACGGCAAATATCTCTATTCACTCCAGAAAAAAGAGAGAAAAAATCTTGCCGGCAGCAAACAATCAGAAACAAAGAATATCAGACTGACTTTCAATATTTCTGATAATGATATCCTAACCAGAGTTAACGCTGCTGAAAAATTCTTAAACAAAGGAGATAAAATAAACATCGAATTACGTTTAAGAGGAAGAGAAAAATCATTAGCCGACTTCGGAATTCAAAGGGTGAATAAATTTATAGAAATATTAAAAACTAAATTAGAAATAAAGATTGATAGAGAGTTAAAAAAAGAACCGAAAGGATTATCAATGATTATTTCAAAAAAATAA
- the smpB gene encoding SsrA-binding protein SmpB, which translates to MSIAENKKAYFDYEILEKFEAGLVLNGQEVKGLRTRSTSLSGTYILIKRDKNGLAEAFWIGGNIPPYQPENADKGYDPRRDRKLLLNKEEIEYLLQKSTEKGLTLVPISVYTKKHKIKLEFGLAKGKKKFDKRESIKKREIDRKIRNELNVRG; encoded by the coding sequence ATGAGTATAGCCGAAAACAAAAAAGCATATTTTGATTATGAAATCCTCGAAAAGTTCGAAGCCGGCTTAGTATTGAATGGACAAGAAGTTAAGGGTTTAAGAACAAGAAGCACCAGTCTCTCAGGCACCTATATCCTCATTAAACGCGATAAGAACGGTTTAGCCGAGGCTTTCTGGATTGGAGGTAATATTCCTCCTTATCAACCGGAAAACGCTGATAAAGGCTACGATCCAAGAAGAGATAGAAAACTACTTTTAAACAAGGAAGAAATAGAATATTTGCTTCAAAAATCAACAGAAAAGGGCTTGACTTTAGTGCCTATTTCGGTTTATACTAAGAAACACAAAATAAAACTTGAATTTGGCTTAGCCAAAGGCAAAAAGAAGTTTGACAAAAGAGAATCTATCAAGAAAAGAGAAATTGATAGAAAGATAAGAAATGAGTTAAATGTAAGGGGGTGA
- a CDS encoding arginine--tRNA ligase: protein MNIREEIKNSILKSIEFLDYKGDFSVKVLKSQKSSSGDYFVNIAMEIAKKEGKDPMEIAKKIKDNIKGKYFEKIEVMSPGFINFFISKEYFLKEIREALKRGNKFGHFSKKKEKIQIEFISANPTGPLTVSQGREGIFGDVLTDVFKRYGFNVKKSYYINDQEKLILILGHSVLKDDEAEYNGEYIDRLHKSIKSKDPFIVGKKAAKIIMQKIIKKTIRKLKIKFDEWTQESVLSKNKEADKIFNLLKDEGLIYEQEGAEWFMSTALGDERDRMVIKSDGEKNYLLDDIAYHKYKFEKKKFDKIIDIRGTDYLYDFPGLLSGVEATLHINKLQAIFLQSVVLVEGGKTVRMSKKGGEFIVLDDLTDELPVDVIRFFFLMESAENHLNFDLDLAKDISEKNPVFYIQNAYAKISRILKGLKNILGIREIKNVDLLNSKKEIDLMRQILRFPEIIEDTVHDCEVQRIPQYAIDLVNSFYKFYTRCYISTKDKKVKEAQLSLIVMTKIVLKNTLDLMGISAPGKI from the coding sequence ATGAATATAAGGGAGGAAATTAAGAATAGCATCTTAAAATCAATTGAATTCCTTGATTATAAGGGGGATTTTTCAGTTAAAGTGTTGAAGTCCCAAAAGTCTTCCTCTGGAGACTATTTTGTTAATATTGCTATGGAAATTGCTAAAAAGGAAGGAAAAGATCCAATGGAAATAGCTAAGAAAATAAAAGATAATATCAAAGGTAAGTATTTTGAAAAGATTGAAGTGATGAGTCCGGGATTTATTAATTTTTTTATTTCAAAGGAGTACTTTTTAAAAGAGATTAGAGAGGCTCTAAAGAGAGGAAATAAGTTCGGACATTTTTCTAAGAAGAAAGAAAAAATACAAATTGAGTTTATTTCCGCCAATCCAACTGGTCCGTTGACGGTAAGTCAAGGAAGGGAGGGTATTTTTGGGGATGTTTTAACCGATGTTTTTAAAAGGTATGGGTTTAATGTTAAAAAATCATACTACATTAATGACCAAGAAAAATTAATTTTAATCCTTGGCCATTCAGTTTTGAAAGATGATGAGGCTGAATATAATGGAGAGTATATTGATAGATTACATAAAAGTATAAAAAGTAAAGATCCTTTTATTGTTGGTAAAAAAGCAGCCAAGATTATTATGCAAAAAATAATCAAGAAGACAATCAGAAAATTAAAGATTAAATTTGATGAGTGGACACAAGAAAGTGTTTTATCTAAAAATAAAGAAGCTGATAAAATATTTAATCTTTTGAAAGATGAAGGATTGATTTACGAACAAGAGGGGGCTGAGTGGTTTATGTCGACAGCCCTGGGAGATGAAAGAGATAGGATGGTTATTAAAAGTGATGGCGAAAAGAATTATTTATTAGATGATATTGCTTATCATAAATATAAATTTGAGAAAAAGAAATTTGATAAAATTATTGATATTAGGGGGACAGATTATTTGTATGATTTCCCAGGATTATTATCTGGAGTTGAAGCAACTTTGCATATAAATAAGTTACAGGCTATTTTTTTACAGTCTGTTGTTTTGGTTGAAGGAGGGAAAACTGTCCGAATGTCAAAGAAGGGAGGAGAATTTATTGTTTTAGATGATTTAACAGATGAATTACCTGTAGATGTTATTAGATTTTTCTTTTTAATGGAATCAGCTGAAAATCATTTAAATTTTGATTTAGACTTAGCTAAAGATATTTCTGAAAAGAATCCAGTTTTTTATATTCAGAATGCTTACGCAAAAATATCAAGAATTCTTAAGGGTTTGAAAAATATATTGGGCATTAGAGAAATTAAAAATGTTGATCTTTTGAATAGTAAAAAAGAAATTGATCTAATGAGACAGATTTTGAGATTTCCAGAAATTATTGAAGATACGGTTCACGATTGCGAAGTCCAGAGAATTCCTCAATATGCAATTGACTTAGTTAACTCTTTTTATAAATTTTATACCAGGTGTTATATCTCAACTAAAGACAAAAAAGTAAAAGAAGCTCAATTAAGTTTAATTGTAATGACAAAAATTGTTCTTAAAAATACTTTAGATTTAATGGGAATTTCAGCGCCAGGGAAGATATAA
- a CDS encoding PsbP-related protein — translation MNINQKGFAPIIIVLIVLVLAGVGGTSYYLINKQLSRQTACTMDVKICPDGSSVGRTGPNCEFAACPEAKIDETADWKTYTNTKYGFEVKYPKDWLFENEETGGVHNFLDIHLSNNKTSENPLKCNFDYIGLEIQINHSKNENENFSSFVKPQISEKVGGLSPAGSLSEIKIDNRLAFKVDYSGWSSPCAGPGYFIEQDKSHYVYVFSGVGNNNEDGFKKIDQILSTFKFISTSSNGVIYKKDFNGSDLTGRLYKSEDNGKTWKEILKQYKGEIIYAVDPKDSNIIYAGDVSGNMMADDMDIDLLKSTDAGENWIDISKGIVNHADTLYGVKLISIDQNNSNIINLIINTQNGNIGLKSLDGGNTWTNSKIDEISIKVIYFIKDSFNLGESTFSVQISENKITGKTKTYKINLTDKTKIYNYSNNGEVYYQTFSEFANSIINYKNDAFDTGDPNLVYIYGGYTIKGILLNDDIIEAIEVFPIINNQ, via the coding sequence ATGAATATAAATCAAAAAGGATTTGCTCCTATTATCATTGTTTTAATAGTTCTAGTTTTAGCTGGAGTCGGAGGAACTAGTTATTATTTAATAAACAAACAACTTTCAAGACAAACAGCTTGTACTATGGATGTTAAGATTTGTCCTGACGGTTCATCAGTTGGACGAACTGGTCCGAATTGCGAATTCGCAGCATGTCCAGAAGCGAAAATAGACGAAACAGCTGATTGGAAGACTTATACAAATACTAAATATGGGTTTGAAGTAAAATATCCTAAAGATTGGCTGTTTGAAAATGAAGAAACAGGAGGTGTTCATAATTTTTTAGATATTCATTTATCTAATAATAAAACTTCTGAAAATCCTTTAAAATGTAATTTTGATTATATAGGATTAGAAATTCAAATTAACCATTCAAAAAATGAAAATGAAAATTTTTCATCATTTGTTAAGCCTCAAATTTCAGAAAAGGTTGGAGGTCTTAGTCCAGCAGGCTCATTAAGTGAGATTAAAATAGATAATCGTTTAGCATTTAAAGTTGATTATTCTGGTTGGAGTAGTCCATGTGCTGGTCCTGGTTATTTTATCGAACAAGATAAAAGTCATTATGTTTATGTCTTCAGTGGTGTTGGTAATAATAACGAAGATGGATTTAAAAAAATTGATCAAATACTTTCTACTTTTAAATTTATCTCTACATCCTCTAATGGTGTTATTTATAAAAAAGACTTTAATGGTTCTGATTTAACTGGAAGGTTATATAAATCTGAAGATAATGGAAAGACCTGGAAAGAAATACTAAAACAATATAAGGGAGAAATTATCTATGCGGTTGACCCTAAAGATTCTAACATTATCTATGCAGGTGATGTTTCGGGCAATATGATGGCAGATGATATGGATATTGATTTATTAAAATCAACGGATGCTGGTGAAAATTGGATAGATATCTCAAAAGGAATTGTTAATCATGCGGACACATTGTATGGTGTAAAATTAATATCAATCGATCAAAATAATTCAAATATTATTAACTTAATCATTAATACTCAAAATGGAAACATTGGTTTAAAATCTTTAGACGGAGGAAATACTTGGACCAATTCAAAAATAGATGAAATATCTATAAAGGTAATATATTTTATCAAAGATAGTTTTAATCTTGGCGAATCAACTTTTAGTGTACAAATAAGTGAAAACAAGATAACTGGAAAAACAAAAACATATAAAATAAACCTTACCGACAAAACAAAAATTTATAATTATTCTAATAATGGAGAGGTTTATTATCAAACATTTTCCGAATTTGCGAATTCAATAATTAATTATAAGAATGATGCTTTTGATACAGGAGATCCTAATTTAGTTTATATTTATGGGGGGTATACAATTAAAGGCATTTTGTTGAATGATGATATAATCGAAGCAATCGAAGTATTTCCGATTATAAATAACCAATAA
- a CDS encoding thiolase family protein — MYIKGVGMTKFDYSQKYWWQFAYEAAIDALKDSGIGISQIDAIVFTGMSSAAGGEHQTHKVSFLSGLFKTNVPIIEVPSVCGGGGVALWAALHLEGFKNILVLAGEKLVDNKSEIVVDYILSAAEKVIEQTEGLLFPVQNALIWQQYMNKYGGSMDDLSLIAFKNHTNAALNPNAYFYNRPMDLEKVKNSPVVSSPLRLMDCSLSINGGAAVVVSTEASDIQIIGSGFATDYILTFERDDITHFKATRLAAKVAYDQAGITPKDINVAEVHDAFTSVELISYEDLGFAEEGKGGELIRSGKINLNGEMPINTSGGLKAKGHPISATGLAQVFEIVNQLRGKCGERQVSNPKIGLTHNIGGAGGSVTVHIFKKI, encoded by the coding sequence ATGTATATCAAAGGAGTGGGAATGACTAAGTTTGATTATTCTCAGAAATATTGGTGGCAGTTTGCCTACGAAGCAGCAATAGACGCTTTAAAAGATTCAGGAATAGGAATATCTCAAATAGATGCGATTGTTTTTACAGGAATGTCTAGTGCTGCTGGTGGAGAGCATCAAACACACAAAGTATCTTTTTTATCAGGTCTATTTAAAACAAACGTTCCAATCATTGAAGTTCCTTCAGTCTGTGGCGGAGGAGGCGTTGCTTTGTGGGCTGCTTTACATTTAGAAGGTTTTAAAAATATCCTTGTTTTGGCAGGAGAAAAATTGGTTGATAATAAAAGTGAAATTGTCGTTGATTATATCTTGTCAGCGGCAGAAAAAGTAATAGAACAAACAGAGGGACTGCTTTTTCCAGTTCAAAATGCTTTAATCTGGCAGCAATATATGAATAAATACGGAGGGAGTATGGACGATTTATCTTTAATTGCTTTTAAGAATCATACTAATGCAGCTTTGAATCCTAATGCTTATTTTTATAATCGCCCAATGGATTTAGAAAAAGTAAAGAATTCTCCAGTAGTTTCTTCTCCTTTGCGTTTAATGGATTGTTCGCTATCAATTAATGGAGGAGCGGCAGTTGTTGTCTCAACTGAAGCATCTGATATTCAAATTATTGGTTCTGGTTTTGCAACTGATTATATCTTAACTTTTGAAAGAGATGACATTACTCATTTTAAGGCAACTAGATTAGCAGCTAAAGTAGCATATGATCAGGCAGGAATTACTCCGAAAGATATTAATGTTGCTGAAGTCCATGATGCTTTTACTTCCGTTGAATTAATTTCTTACGAAGATTTAGGATTTGCTGAAGAAGGAAAAGGAGGAGAATTAATCAGGTCAGGAAAAATAAATCTAAATGGAGAAATGCCGATTAATACTTCTGGCGGATTAAAAGCTAAGGGCCATCCTATTTCAGCTACTGGCTTAGCTCAGGTTTTTGAAATAGTTAATCAACTGAGAGGCAAATGCGGAGAGCGTCAAGTTTCAAATCCAAAGATTGGCTTAACTCATAATATTGGAGGAGCAGGAGGAAGCGTTACTGTTCATATATTTAAAAAAATATAA
- a CDS encoding DUF362 domain-containing protein has product MVFYQCSKCKKVWQQPIEVCPECFSQTEKIKTVKAKVIGISKVSISSLPHPEVPYFALVLEDELGNKWAHKSVKEYAIGEEISFNPGSDNSVAVWRTKYDIADSIEKVFSFLNISLNKNSKIVILPALVSPNHAYFRENTSPEFLDSVIQFLLEKNIKLENIKIATQSFNEVPIEGMAQKSGLLDVCLKNKIMPLDLSKLNFVKKDNLEISEDVLNADIVLNLSMMKMGRASASENIYRILKKENFASLKYLQSEEDIVNELKNSLSNIVTLGEADFVQKQNKTIVYPGLILGSKSFLNLDRVFNEIMMADKMPEILKGIEIQNIEITGRDIKEVKCINN; this is encoded by the coding sequence ATGGTTTTTTATCAATGTTCAAAATGTAAAAAAGTCTGGCAGCAACCAATCGAAGTTTGTCCCGAGTGTTTTTCTCAAACAGAAAAAATAAAAACTGTAAAAGCTAAAGTGATTGGAATTTCTAAGGTTAGTATTTCATCTCTTCCTCATCCCGAAGTTCCATATTTTGCTTTGGTCTTAGAAGATGAATTGGGAAATAAATGGGCTCACAAATCAGTGAAAGAATATGCTATTGGAGAAGAAATTAGTTTTAATCCAGGCTCTGATAATTCAGTTGCTGTTTGGAGAACTAAATACGATATTGCCGACTCAATTGAAAAAGTATTTAGTTTTTTAAATATATCTTTAAATAAAAATTCAAAGATTGTTATCTTACCAGCTTTAGTTTCTCCTAATCATGCATACTTTAGAGAAAATACTTCTCCCGAGTTTCTTGATTCAGTAATTCAGTTTCTTCTTGAAAAGAATATTAAGTTAGAAAATATCAAAATAGCAACTCAGAGTTTTAACGAAGTTCCAATTGAAGGAATGGCTCAGAAGTCAGGATTGCTTGATGTTTGTTTGAAAAATAAAATAATGCCATTGGATTTGTCTAAATTGAATTTTGTTAAGAAAGATAATTTAGAAATTTCAGAAGATGTTTTAAATGCTGATATTGTTTTGAATCTATCAATGATGAAAATGGGAAGGGCCAGCGCTTCGGAAAATATATATCGAATATTAAAGAAAGAAAACTTTGCTTCTTTGAAATATTTACAATCAGAAGAAGACATTGTAAATGAATTAAAAAATAGTCTATCAAATATTGTTACGCTGGGAGAAGCTGATTTTGTACAAAAGCAGAATAAAACTATTGTCTATCCTGGCTTAATTCTAGGCAGCAAAAGTTTCCTTAATTTAGATAGAGTTTTTAATGAAATAATGATGGCAGATAAAATGCCAGAGATTTTAAAAGGAATAGAAATTCAAAATATTGAAATTACAGGAAGAGATATTAAAGAAGTAAAGTGTATTAATAATTAA
- the fabG gene encoding 3-oxoacyl-ACP reductase FabG, producing MFKDKVVLITGASQGIGRVMALKFASLGAKVALNDIPQQEESLKKVTEETGGKYFLADVSKMDQVEKMMMDIQKELGGLNVLVNNAGITKDRTLAKMTVEEWQKVIDINLTGVFNCSKAALALLIPSQGNIVNVSSIVGQRGNFGQANYSASKAGIIGFTKSVSKELGRFNVRVNAVAPGFIETKMAEAIPEELKVMVRKLTSLGRFGKPEEVASTVVFLASPEASFITGEIINIDGGLSL from the coding sequence ATGTTTAAAGACAAAGTTGTTTTAATAACTGGAGCGTCTCAGGGAATAGGTAGAGTAATGGCCTTAAAATTTGCTTCATTAGGAGCTAAGGTTGCTTTGAATGATATTCCTCAACAAGAAGAAAGCTTAAAAAAGGTGACTGAAGAAACTGGCGGCAAATACTTTTTAGCTGATGTTTCTAAAATGGACCAAGTTGAGAAAATGATGATGGATATTCAAAAAGAATTAGGCGGACTTAATGTTTTAGTTAATAATGCTGGAATAACTAAGGACAGAACCTTAGCTAAAATGACAGTTGAAGAATGGCAAAAGGTAATTGATATCAATTTAACAGGAGTATTCAATTGTTCTAAGGCAGCTCTAGCCCTTCTTATCCCTAGTCAAGGAAATATTGTTAATGTTTCTTCTATTGTTGGACAAAGAGGTAATTTCGGACAAGCTAATTATTCGGCTTCAAAAGCAGGAATAATTGGATTTACTAAATCAGTTTCCAAAGAGTTAGGAAGATTTAATGTTAGGGTCAATGCTGTTGCTCCGGGATTTATTGAAACTAAAATGGCAGAAGCTATTCCCGAAGAACTAAAAGTTATGGTTAGAAAATTAACTTCCTTGGGCAGATTTGGAAAACCAGAAGAAGTTGCTTCAACGGTAGTCTTTTTAGCTTCTCCTGAAGCCAGTTTTATTACTGGAGAGATAATAAATATTGATGGAGGTTTATCTTTATAA
- a CDS encoding nitronate monooxygenase produces MEEKKTLASANKENKDGTVKLFKLPNLKIGNVFARLPIIQGGMAVRVSLHNLAGNVAKEGGVGIIAVSGMKDTEEVKDEIRKARDISEGNGAIGINIMGVVGRFKELVKAAVEEKIDLIIQGAGFRKDVFDIAKEGNVPVFAIASSAKVAKKAEESGASAVVVEGSDAGGHLGFPEGHPFRHAIDIVKEVVKEVKIPVIAAGGVFNGKDIVEMLRAGASGVQMATRFVATEECDADIKFKETYLKAKEEDIVIIHSPVGLPGRAIRTSFVDKLLKGNAPKVNLAECEGCIGPVCDKSYCILKALENARKGDLENGLVFAGANAWRIDKIVKVKDLIKELVDEAEQILIKDSLIKTI; encoded by the coding sequence ATGGAAGAAAAGAAAACATTAGCTAGCGCTAATAAAGAAAATAAAGATGGCACAGTTAAACTTTTTAAATTGCCTAATTTAAAAATAGGAAATGTTTTTGCTAGATTGCCGATTATTCAAGGAGGAATGGCCGTTCGAGTTTCTTTACATAACTTAGCGGGTAATGTTGCTAAAGAAGGTGGAGTAGGAATTATTGCTGTTTCAGGAATGAAAGATACTGAAGAGGTTAAGGATGAAATAAGAAAGGCGAGAGATATTTCTGAAGGCAATGGAGCAATTGGAATAAATATCATGGGAGTAGTAGGAAGGTTTAAAGAATTAGTTAAGGCGGCAGTAGAAGAAAAGATAGATTTGATTATTCAGGGGGCTGGTTTTAGAAAAGATGTTTTTGATATTGCTAAAGAAGGTAATGTTCCAGTTTTTGCTATCGCTTCTTCAGCTAAAGTTGCTAAAAAAGCAGAGGAATCTGGGGCTTCGGCGGTTGTTGTTGAGGGCAGTGATGCAGGAGGCCATTTAGGATTTCCCGAGGGACATCCTTTCAGGCACGCCATAGATATTGTGAAAGAAGTAGTTAAAGAAGTTAAAATTCCCGTTATTGCAGCTGGAGGAGTTTTTAATGGAAAAGATATTGTTGAAATGCTTCGAGCGGGAGCATCGGGCGTACAAATGGCAACTCGTTTTGTTGCAACCGAAGAATGCGATGCTGATATCAAATTTAAAGAAACATATTTAAAAGCCAAAGAAGAAGATATCGTGATCATTCATTCGCCAGTTGGTTTACCAGGTAGAGCAATTAGAACTTCTTTTGTTGATAAATTATTAAAAGGTAATGCTCCTAAAGTTAATCTTGCTGAATGCGAAGGATGCATTGGTCCAGTTTGTGATAAAAGTTATTGTATTTTAAAAGCTTTAGAAAATGCTAGAAAAGGAGATTTAGAAAATGGATTAGTTTTTGCCGGAGCTAATGCTTGGAGAATTGATAAGATTGTTAAGGTGAAAGATTTAATAAAAGAATTAGTAGATGAAGCAGAACAAATATTAATCAAAGATTCTTTAATTAAGACAATATAA
- a CDS encoding nitronate monooxygenase, producing the protein MFENNKLTKLLHIQYPIIQGGMAGVSEHVLVSSVSNAGGLGVIGSGFASPNWLEEEIKKTKELTDKPFGVNLLMQNPNIADLVKVIIKEKVPVVLTGGGNPLPILPYLKQSGIKVIAVVPSVRLASKMEQNGVDGVVVEGMESGGHIGENSTFCLVPQARKAVKNIPLIAAGGIFDGATFASVIVLGADGVQIGTRFMASSECQIHENYKKAIIDATDEDITVVARFTGHPIRAIKNKLSETIKKMEEKSPFPEELNSERFAGNKGSANIDLTPLLCGICAGGINEIKSCKEIIDEIINDAKKAIKESEHFYE; encoded by the coding sequence ATGTTTGAAAATAATAAATTAACAAAACTTTTGCATATTCAGTATCCGATTATCCAGGGAGGAATGGCCGGAGTTTCAGAGCATGTTTTAGTGTCTTCTGTTTCTAATGCTGGAGGATTGGGAGTGATTGGTTCTGGTTTTGCTTCTCCAAATTGGTTAGAAGAAGAAATTAAAAAAACTAAAGAATTAACTGACAAACCATTCGGAGTTAATTTATTAATGCAGAATCCTAACATTGCTGATTTAGTTAAAGTTATCATTAAAGAAAAAGTTCCTGTTGTTTTAACTGGCGGAGGAAATCCTTTACCTATTCTTCCTTATTTAAAACAATCAGGAATTAAAGTTATTGCCGTTGTTCCTTCAGTTAGATTAGCTTCTAAAATGGAACAGAATGGAGTTGATGGGGTAGTGGTTGAGGGAATGGAATCAGGAGGACATATTGGAGAGAATTCAACTTTTTGTTTAGTTCCTCAAGCCAGAAAGGCTGTTAAGAATATTCCTTTAATCGCTGCTGGTGGAATATTTGATGGTGCAACCTTTGCTTCAGTAATAGTTTTGGGTGCTGACGGAGTCCAGATAGGAACCAGATTTATGGCCTCATCTGAATGTCAGATTCACGAGAATTACAAAAAAGCGATTATTGATGCAACCGATGAAGATATTACTGTCGTTGCTAGATTTACTGGCCATCCGATTCGTGCAATTAAAAACAAGCTTTCGGAAACAATTAAGAAAATGGAAGAAAAGAGTCCTTTTCCTGAAGAATTAAATTCAGAAAGATTTGCTGGAAATAAAGGTTCAGCCAATATTGATTTGACTCCTTTGTTGTGTGGTATTTGCGCCGGAGGAATAAATGAGATTAAAAGCTGTAAGGAAATTATTGATGAGATTATTAACGATGCTAAGAAGGCAATAAAAGAAAGCGAACATTTCTATGAATAA
- a CDS encoding lysophospholipid acyltransferase family protein encodes MNKVLSTILKITLAPLVGFLFIKEVKGRDNFPDRNVILASNHQSYLDILLCGYVCVPRKYTHIGQVDRENKGWSGIRDLLYSLAEVIPVNRKDENSKKQAFLKAVKFLKNGYSLVIYPEGTRTRTGEVGKGKWGVAKFFLETGVPILPMGIKGAFELFPPGEKPKVKRNIRLNIGKPLFFKEEFELAEEMNRDSKEYEDICIKITEKVMEEIKKLTYED; translated from the coding sequence ATGAATAAAGTTCTTTCAACAATATTAAAAATTACTTTAGCTCCTTTAGTTGGATTCCTATTTATCAAAGAAGTGAAAGGGAGAGATAATTTTCCAGATCGAAATGTGATATTAGCTTCTAATCACCAGAGTTATTTAGACATTCTTCTTTGCGGATACGTTTGTGTTCCAAGAAAGTATACTCATATCGGACAAGTAGATAGGGAAAATAAAGGATGGAGCGGTATTAGAGATTTACTTTATTCTTTAGCAGAAGTTATTCCGGTAAACAGAAAAGATGAAAATTCAAAGAAGCAAGCTTTTTTAAAAGCAGTTAAGTTTTTAAAGAATGGATATTCGTTAGTTATTTATCCCGAAGGAACTAGAACTAGGACCGGAGAAGTAGGGAAAGGTAAATGGGGAGTGGCTAAGTTTTTTCTTGAAACAGGAGTGCCGATTCTTCCGATGGGAATTAAAGGAGCTTTTGAATTATTTCCTCCGGGAGAGAAACCAAAAGTTAAAAGGAATATTAGATTAAATATTGGTAAGCCACTTTTCTTTAAAGAAGAATTTGAATTAGCTGAAGAAATGAATCGTGATTCAAAAGAGTATGAAGATATTTGTATTAAGATTACAGAAAAAGTAATGGAAGAAATTAAAAAGCTAACCTATGAAGATTAA